The DNA region AAAAGCGAGACCAACATCGTCAACAAACGGAAATAGATCAAGAAATTGCAGCTGCTGAAAGTAAAACAATTAAAGTTACTGAGTTTGTAACTGCTAGTGAATTGGCAACAATGATGAGCGTTTCGGTAACAGAAATTATCTCTGCATGTATGTCTTTGGGAATGATGGTAACTATGAACCAACGTCTAGACGCTGAAACCCTTACTATTGTAGCTGAAGAGTTTGGCTATCAAGTAGAATTTGTAAGTGCTGAGGTAGAAGAGGCAGTAGAAGAAGTAGAAGACAAACCTGAAGATTTAGAGCCTAGAGCTCCGATAGTTACAGTGATGGGTCATGTAGATCATGGTAAAACTTCATTATTAGATTATATTAGAAATGCCAACGTTATTGGAGGTGAATCTGGTGGTATAACCCAGCATATTGGTGCTTATGGTGTAACCTTGCCAAACAAACAAAAAATAACCTTTTTAGATACTCCAGGTCACGAAGCCTTTACGGCCATGCGTGCACGTGGTGCCCAAGTTACAGACATTGTAATTATTGTAATTGCAGCTGACGATTCCATTATGCCGCAAACAAAAGAGGCGATAAGTCATGCTCAAGCAGCTGGCGTTCCATTAGTGTTTGCAATTAATAAAATTGATAAACCAGATGCTAATCCTGATAAAGTAAAAGAGGAATTGGCACAAATGAATATCTTGGTTGAAGATTGGGGCGGTAAAGTACAATCTCATGATATTTCTGCAAAAGTAGGTACAGGTGTAGATGATTTATTGGAAAAAGTAATGCTCGAAGCGGAATTGTTAGAGCTTAAAGCTAATCCAAATAAAAATGCCATTGGTACCGTTGTTGAAGCTTTATTGGATAAAGGTAAAGGCTATGTTTCAACTATCTTAGTTGAAGCGGGTACTTTAAAAATTGGCGACTACATCTTAGCAGGAAAGCATAGCGGTAAGGTAAAAGCAATGCATGATGAACGTGGCAAAGATGTTAAAAAGGCGGGTCCATCAACTCCAGTTTCTATTTTAGGATTGGATGGTGCACCACAAGCAGGGGATAAGTTTAGGGTATTTGATGACGAACGTGAAGCTAAGCAAATTGCTGCTAAAAGAGACCAATTGCAACGTGAGCAATCTGTTAGAACACAACGTCATATTACATTAGATGAAATTGGACGTAGAATTGCCTTGGGTGACTTTAAAGAGCTAAACATTATTCTTAAGGGTGATGTGGATGGTTCGGTAGAAGCTTTAACGGATTCGTTACAGAAATTGTCAACTGAAGAAATTCAAGTGAACATTATACACAAAGGTGTTGGTGCCATAACAGAATCTGACGTATTGTTAGCCTCGGCTTCTGATGCCATTGTTATCGGATTTAATGTTAGGCCTTCAGGAAACGCACGTCAGTTAGCTGATAAAGAAGAAATCGACATCAGAAACTATTCTATTATTTATAAAGTAATAGACGAGATTAAAGATGCCATGGAAGGTATGCTTTCTCCTGATATGATTGAGGAAGTAACAGGTACTGCTGAGATAAGAGAAACGTATAAAATTTCTAAAGTGGGTACCATTGCTGGGTGTATGGTTACCGATGGTAAAATATTCAGAAACTCTAAAATTAGGGTTATTAGAGATAGTGTTGTTATTTTTGATGGCGAACTCGCCTCCTTAAAACGATTTAAGGATGATGCCAAAGAAGTGGCCAAAGGTTACGATTGTGGTATGCAAATCAAAAACTTTAATGACATTAAAGAATTAGATGTTATTGAAGCTTATCAAGAAGTAGCTGTTAAGAAGAAGTTGAAGTAATACCAAGACATCATGCTGTCCCGATAGTTATCGAGATCGTTTCAGCATCCTTTCAGAATTATAAGAAACAAAAAATCCGTCCTGAGTATTCGGGACAGATTTTTTATGGTGAATGTTAATAGAATCATTTAAAGTTAGCAGTATTTAAAACATCCATTAGTTTTTCAAGCTGGTCTTCAGTACCATAAGTAGCAACATAAAGCAAGGCAAAATCGTTAATTACCGTTGCCATATAGCGTTGGTTTATTGCTGCACCTTGCATGGTCATTACCGCATCAAAATAGTGAAAAGTTTTACCATCAATATCCATGGTTTTGGTATCGCCTTTAATTTTTATGGGCACGTTGTTTTTGGTAAATTGTTTTTTACTGGCTTCTAAATAGCCGTTTCCGTCGTTAACGGAAAAAGAGGCAATGCCCAAATTTTCCACAACCAAAGTAAAGTTAGCGTTTAAAACGTTCGGGTCGGTATGATTAGCAATATCAAACTGCGAGACCATTAATAAATTGGCCGTAGTAATTTCAGCGGCTTTTATGGTTTTTGCCAATTCATCTCCACCAAGGGCTTTGGCACCTTCTTTGGTCAGTTGTTTTTGGGTTTCGTCATCTTGAATAAACCAACCTTCCGGAATTTCCAAAGTAAGACCAAAAAATTCATTGGTATATTTATTCTTTTCAACTTTTCCGTAATCAAAATCTGAAGGTATTTCTCTCTTGCAACTCATTAAGGAAATAGTGCATACAGCGATAAATAAGATTTGTTTCATTGTTTTCATAATTTTAGTTTTAATTTGATAACTGATTATTTTGATACAAAGATGCTTAACAAAGCTGTACTTTTTTAGACGGAAATAAGTCAAATTTAAACCCCTTAAAATTGGGGTGTAAAAACAAAACCTATCCCATTTTAAAATAGGATAGGTTTAATAAAAATATATGAGTAGAGTATTATTCTTTTTTTACACCAAAACTATTATTGGTATTGTCAATATCCGCCATAAGTTGTAATGGGTCTATCTCCACAGATTTAACATCTTTTTTAGCGGTAAAAGTATAAGTTGGAGCAACCCAAGACCAAGCGTCCAAATGTGTTGCTGAAGTCGGTTTGCTACCGTACATCATACGCAAGGGGATGTACAGATTTTCTTGAGAGCCATCTTTATAGGTAATCTTTAAATCAATGGGCATAGGCATTTTGCCAATCCTTTTTAACGTGATTTGGTTTGTAGTTACATTATCAATGGCATAATCTATGGTTGCCGTGGTCTGAGCAAAATAGTTCAAATACCAATCTAGTTGCAAGCCCGATATTTTTTCAGCAGTTCGCTTAATGTCATTGGGAACAGGGTGTTTGAATTTGAAATCTTCATAGTATTTTTTAATCGTTTTTTTGAGATTTTCTTCTCCAATAACATAACCTAGTTGTGCTAAAAATACAGCACCTTTGCTATATGCCGAGGCACTATAAGCAAAATTAAAAGTATAATGATCTGCATAAGTGGTTAGTGGTTCTTCCGCACCAGATTTAGCCAATCTTAAGTACCCTCTGTAAGAACCTGCATTTGGATTTTCTTTATTCTGATTTAATACTTCATTCATCGCACGACTAGAAATATAAGAAGTGAATCCTTCATCCATCCATTCATGTTTAAACTCGTTGGTAGCTAGTAAGAATTGAAACCAACTATGTGCAAACTCATGTGCTGTAACTCCTACTAAAGAACCAAAATTACGGCCACCAGTAATTAAGGTACACATTGCATATTCCATACCACCATCTCCACCTTGTATAACAGAATATTGCTTATAAGGATATTGCCCAATATGTTTATTGAAATAAGATAATAACCCCGCTGTTTTGGGTTGTAGTTTTTTCCAATTCTCAATTATTTCTTTATCATTCTTATAGAAAAAATGTAAGGTTATGTCATTTTCACCTTTAATTTTATCATGAATATAATCTGGGTCTGCAGCCCAAGTAAAATCATGAACGTTTGGTGCTTTAAAATGCCATGTCAATTTTTTTACTTTCTTTTTATGTTTTACTGGAGTATCTGAATAACCATGACCAATTTCATCTGGGTTTTGTAAATAACCAGTACCGCCAATGGTATAGTTTTTGTCAATAGTAATTTTCACATCAAAATTACCCCAAACACCATGAAATTCTCTTGCAATGTACTGATTTGCTTGCCATCCTTCAAAATCATATTCAGCTAATTTTGGATACCATTGCGTCATTGATAACGCTATTCCTTCTCTACTATTTCTACCAGAACGTCTAATTTGTAAGGGTACTTGACCTTTAAATTTCATATCAAAGACAGTTTTTGCTCCGGGGACTATTGGAGTGTTCAAGGTTACTTTTAAAATAGTACCGATTACTTCATGTTTTACGTCAACGTCATCTTGCTTTAAAGAATTGACCTTAATAAAACCAATTTCATTGGGTTTTAATTTTGCAATTCTACTTTCATAAATTGGAGCTTCTTTTGTTCCAATATTATTAATCATTCTGCGGTCTGGATCTTTAATATTTTGTAACCTCACATCCATGTCGCTGCCTGGTTGAAAGGCGTTAAATTGTAGGTGATAAAAAACCTCGTTTAAAGTATCGGGACTATTGTTGGTATATATTAGTTTTTGAGTTCCGTCATATTGATAATTTTCTACGTTCATATCAATATCCATGGTGTAATCAACATGTTGTTGCCAGTAACTAGTGTTTTGAGCGGTAACGGAAAATGCTATAAGTAAAACTAAAAAAGAGGTAATTTTTTTCATTGTTAAGTATTTTTTTAAAAGATGCAATATACTAATAACAAGTTTGATACCAAAAAAAAGGAGAAGCTAATGAAAGATATCATTAGCTTCTCCCTTTAGAGTAATGTTAATATTTTGTTTTATAATTTAATCAGACATTTTTTCAGCCATAACCAATGCATTGTACGCATTTACTATTTTGCCAGATACCGATAGGTTCTCAAACATAACTTTATTAGATTCACTTCCAGGCCTAACAACTGGGTTTTTGAATTCAATTCCAGAATCCATTATTATTTTTTTAACTTGACCAGCAGTTAAATTTGGGTAATACGAACGAACTAATGCCGCAATACCAGCAACTTCAGGAGCAGCCATTGAAGTACCTTGAATAGATTCGTATTTATCCTTAGGAACCGTAGAGTAAATCTCTAGTCCTGGTGCAAAAACA from Aureibaculum sp. 2308TA14-22 includes:
- a CDS encoding M1 family metallopeptidase; translation: MKKITSFLVLLIAFSVTAQNTSYWQQHVDYTMDIDMNVENYQYDGTQKLIYTNNSPDTLNEVFYHLQFNAFQPGSDMDVRLQNIKDPDRRMINNIGTKEAPIYESRIAKLKPNEIGFIKVNSLKQDDVDVKHEVIGTILKVTLNTPIVPGAKTVFDMKFKGQVPLQIRRSGRNSREGIALSMTQWYPKLAEYDFEGWQANQYIAREFHGVWGNFDVKITIDKNYTIGGTGYLQNPDEIGHGYSDTPVKHKKKVKKLTWHFKAPNVHDFTWAADPDYIHDKIKGENDITLHFFYKNDKEIIENWKKLQPKTAGLLSYFNKHIGQYPYKQYSVIQGGDGGMEYAMCTLITGGRNFGSLVGVTAHEFAHSWFQFLLATNEFKHEWMDEGFTSYISSRAMNEVLNQNKENPNAGSYRGYLRLAKSGAEEPLTTYADHYTFNFAYSASAYSKGAVFLAQLGYVIGEENLKKTIKKYYEDFKFKHPVPNDIKRTAEKISGLQLDWYLNYFAQTTATIDYAIDNVTTNQITLKRIGKMPMPIDLKITYKDGSQENLYIPLRMMYGSKPTSATHLDAWSWVAPTYTFTAKKDVKSVEIDPLQLMADIDNTNNSFGVKKE
- the infB gene encoding translation initiation factor IF-2; this translates as MAESKTLRLNKVLRELNISLDRAVEHLASKGFEVEARPTTKISGEVYEVLLDEFQTDKSKKVASKEVGEEKRKEKEALRIAQEEEQEKKRLRQEAKKEIFKTESEKISGIKTVGKIDLDGKKATKESTESEKPNADKETAKKAEPDVIKREKLSGLKQVGKIDLDKKEKTSKKEEETKPEKKTKEVEAIEEEPEKIETKYQKLSGPKQVGEKIDLKKFEKPKKKTDKKEAPDKKPTGDSSKRKRKRINKPVGSGGYKSGGGFKSGGKGRGRKNVTKEEPSEEEVQKQIRETLEKLQGKSKKGKGAKYRREKRDQHRQQTEIDQEIAAAESKTIKVTEFVTASELATMMSVSVTEIISACMSLGMMVTMNQRLDAETLTIVAEEFGYQVEFVSAEVEEAVEEVEDKPEDLEPRAPIVTVMGHVDHGKTSLLDYIRNANVIGGESGGITQHIGAYGVTLPNKQKITFLDTPGHEAFTAMRARGAQVTDIVIIVIAADDSIMPQTKEAISHAQAAGVPLVFAINKIDKPDANPDKVKEELAQMNILVEDWGGKVQSHDISAKVGTGVDDLLEKVMLEAELLELKANPNKNAIGTVVEALLDKGKGYVSTILVEAGTLKIGDYILAGKHSGKVKAMHDERGKDVKKAGPSTPVSILGLDGAPQAGDKFRVFDDEREAKQIAAKRDQLQREQSVRTQRHITLDEIGRRIALGDFKELNIILKGDVDGSVEALTDSLQKLSTEEIQVNIIHKGVGAITESDVLLASASDAIVIGFNVRPSGNARQLADKEEIDIRNYSIIYKVIDEIKDAMEGMLSPDMIEEVTGTAEIRETYKISKVGTIAGCMVTDGKIFRNSKIRVIRDSVVIFDGELASLKRFKDDAKEVAKGYDCGMQIKNFNDIKELDVIEAYQEVAVKKKLK